In one window of Musa acuminata AAA Group cultivar baxijiao chromosome BXJ3-2, Cavendish_Baxijiao_AAA, whole genome shotgun sequence DNA:
- the LOC135631680 gene encoding uncharacterized methyltransferase At2g41040, chloroplastic-like: MAISSPTLCSSQLHSSLRGFRPPPHPLWLRARPSVPGLRSSRGLRVSATAALSVEQETRVQHNDSMDLQLLACPICYEPLIRKGPAGLNVPSIYRSGFKCPKCNKSFTSKDVYLDLTITSGTTEYSEFKPARTELFRSPLVSFLYERGWRQNFNRSGFPGLDEEFNMAQEYFKPVAGGLLVDVSCGSGLFSRKFAKSGSFSAVVALDFSENMLRQCYEFIKQDDTLITTNLALVRADVSRLPFASGSIDAVHAGAALHCWPSPSNAVAEISRVLRSGGVFVATTFLVSPLNTPLPLEAFRSLRQSFGQVTNSYNYFTENEIEDLCRSCGLVNYTSTVRRSFIMFSAQKP; encoded by the exons ATGGCCATCTCCTCCCCAACCCTCTGTTCTTCCCAACTTCACTCCTCCCTCCGTGGCTTCCGTCCTCCTCCCCACCCTCTCTGGCTCCGTGCCCGCCCTTCTGTCCCTGGTCTCCGCTCTTCCCGCGGTCTTCGTGTTTCCGCTACCGCCGCACTCTCCGTCGAGCAG GAGACTCGAGTTCAGCACAATGATTCAATGGACCTCCAGTTGCTTGCATGCCCAATTTGCTATGAACCATTAATAAGAAAAGGACCTGCAGGTTTAAACGT GCCATCCATATACAGGTCCGGATTTAAGTGTCCGAAATGCAATAAGTCATTCACAAGTAAAGATGTTTACTTGGATCTAACTATCACTTCAGGAACAACAGAGTACAGCGAGTTCAAGCCTGCTAGGACTGAGTTGTTTAG GAGTCCACTTGTTTCATTTCTTTATGAAAGAGGATGGCGTCAAAACTTCAACCGAAGTGGTTTTCCAGGTCTTGATGAAGAG TTCAACATGGCTCAAGAATACTTCAAGCCTGTTGCAGGCGGTTTGCTTGTAGATGTTAGCTGTGGGAGTGGCTTGTTTTCAAGAAAATTTGCAAAATCTGGATCTTTTTCTGCTGTTGTCGCACTAGATTTTTCTGAGAATATGCTTCGTCAATGCTATGAGTTCATCAAGCAAGATGATACTCTAATAACAAC AAACCTTGCTCTTGTAAGGGCGGATGTATCAAGGCTTCCCTTTGCATCAGGTTCTATTGATGCCGTTCATGCTGGTGCAGCTTTGCATTGCTGGCCTTCACCTTCCAATGCG GTTGCTGAGATAAGTCGGGTTTTAAGAAGTGGTGGTGTCTTTGTCGCAACAACGTTTCTGGTATCTCCTCTGAATACTCCATTACCTTTAGAAGCATTTCGGTCTCTAAGACAG TCATTCGGCCAAGTGACCAACAGCTACAACTACTTCACCGAGAACGAAATCGAAGACTTGTGCAGATCCTGTGGCCTCGTCAATTATACAAGCACAGTGCGGCGGTCCTTTATCATGTTTTCTGCACAGAAACCATAA